The DNA sequence CCAGACCGTTGTCGCTGACCGTGATCGCCGACGCGGCCATCATCACCGCGATGCTCCAGGGCGAGTGCAGTGCGTCGGTGATCGCCAGCACCACCATCGAGGCCGCGGCCGCCGCGGCGATCATCCGAATCGGCCGCAGCCGCAGGCCCATCCAGTCCGACCATCGGCCGGCGGCGATCCGGCCCAGTGCTCCGAACACTTGGGCGACCATCACCAGCACGCCGGCGGACTCCGGTGTCCAGCCGCGCTGAGTGATGAGCCACACCAGGGCGAAGGTCCAGACCACAATCTGCGGAACCACCAACAACACCGACACGGCGTGGATGCGCCACAGCACCGCCGACCCGCGGTACGGATTGGCCAGGTGCTCGGCGGGTGCGTCGGCGCGCGGCGGCCGCGGCGGGTCGAGCACCAGGACCGCGCACACCACTGCGGCGACCGCGCACACCACACCGGGGAACAGCAGCGCCGGGCCGAGGCCGAACGTCTGCGCCAGTCGCGGGATCACCAGCGCGCCGACGCCCACGCCCAGCGGCTGGGCGGTCTGGCGGATGCCCATCACCAGGCCGCGCTGCTGCGGTGGGAACCAGCCGACGACCAGTCGCCCACTGGCCGAGTTGCTGGAGGCCGCGGCCATCCCGCCCAGCACCAGGAAGACGCCCATCACGACCAGTGAGTGCGCAGTCGCGGCGCCGAAGGCGGCAGCCGCGGTGAGTGCCGAGCCGGCGGCCAGGACGAACCGCTCGCCGATGCGGTCCACGACGTAGCCCCAGGCGAACAGGGTGGCAACCATGCCGAAACTGGGCAGCGCCGAGATCAGTCCGGCCTTGGCCAAGTCCAGGCCCATCGTCGTGTGCAGGGTGGGAATCAGGAAGGCGACGCCGTTGATGAACACATTGGCCGACAACGTGGCGAACAGTGCGATGACGAGCATCGACCATCGGCGGACGGTACTGATCGCGGCAGCGGGCATGCCGCCATCGTCGCATGCGTATCCCACAATGCTGAATTGATATCTCATATTATGGGATACATCGGGTGCGGAATCCCACACCCCGAGTGCGGGTGCGGGTACGCGTGCCTCCTCGCTCAACGGGCAGCACGGGCACTACTAGGCTTTACCGAATGCGCCTGGGTCGAATTGCCAGTCCTGACGGTGTCGCCTTCGTCAGTATCGAAGGTGACCAGTCGGACCTCGTTGCCCGTGAGATCGCCGAGCATCCCTTCGGCACCCCCACCTTCACCGGCCGGAGCTGGCCGCTGGCCGACGTCCGGCTGCTGGCGCCGATCCTGGCCAGCAAGGTGGTGTGCATGGGCAAGAACTACCTGGCCCATATCGAGGAGATGGGGGGGCCGGCACCAGAGGATCCGGTGATCTTCCTCAAACCCAACACCGCGATCATCGGGCCCGGGGTGCCCATCCAGCTGCCGGCGCAGGCCTCGCCGGTGCACCATGAGGGCGAGCTGGCCGCGGTCATCGGCCGTCCCTGCAAGGACGTGCCTGCCGCGAGGGCGGCCGAGAACATTCTGGGCTACACCATCGCCAACGACATCTCCGCGCGCGATCAGCAGAAGGCCGACGGCCAGTGGATCCGGGCCAAGGGCCATGACACCTTCTGTCCGGTGGGCCCGTGGATCGTCACCGACCTCGATCCCTCGGATCTGGAGATCCGCACCGAGGTCAACGGTGAGGTGCGCCAGCTCAGCCGGACCTCGATGATGATCCACGACA is a window from the Mycolicibacterium anyangense genome containing:
- a CDS encoding MFS transporter; this translates as MPAAAISTVRRWSMLVIALFATLSANVFINGVAFLIPTLHTTMGLDLAKAGLISALPSFGMVATLFAWGYVVDRIGERFVLAAGSALTAAAAFGAATAHSLVVMGVFLVLGGMAAASSNSASGRLVVGWFPPQQRGLVMGIRQTAQPLGVGVGALVIPRLAQTFGLGPALLFPGVVCAVAAVVCAVLVLDPPRPPRADAPAEHLANPYRGSAVLWRIHAVSVLLVVPQIVVWTFALVWLITQRGWTPESAGVLVMVAQVFGALGRIAAGRWSDWMGLRLRPIRMIAAAAAASMVVLAITDALHSPWSIAVMMAASAITVSDNGLAFTAIAEIAGPFWSGRALGAQNTSQLLTAGLTPPLFGALIGALGYPVAFAVCALFPVAALPLVPTDPPSTQT
- a CDS encoding fumarylacetoacetate hydrolase family protein is translated as MRLGRIASPDGVAFVSIEGDQSDLVAREIAEHPFGTPTFTGRSWPLADVRLLAPILASKVVCMGKNYLAHIEEMGGPAPEDPVIFLKPNTAIIGPGVPIQLPAQASPVHHEGELAAVIGRPCKDVPAARAAENILGYTIANDISARDQQKADGQWIRAKGHDTFCPVGPWIVTDLDPSDLEIRTEVNGEVRQLSRTSMMIHDIGAIIEWISSVMTLLPGDLILTGTPEGVGPIEHGDTVSVSIEGIGTLTNPVVRKGK